One window of the Phycodurus eques isolate BA_2022a chromosome 7, UOR_Pequ_1.1, whole genome shotgun sequence genome contains the following:
- the atm gene encoding serine-protein kinase ATM isoform X4, translating to MSLALSDLLVCCRGLENDKVTERKKEAERFRQLIRAPEIVQELDRTSGPKTKDSKHLTWDGVFRFLQRYLQRETETMKSSKSNVTATTLAIRQKKMAEMSSLIKFFVRYANKRGPRLKCSVLLKHIIEVLQNPYSCSAYGKDYSTLLLKEILSVRKYWCDITPQQWHSLLDVYSGLFNSSSKFINRVLVSRVINAVIQGCCVQTDGFNRTLFSFFSKALLNARHEKHLTVLEHVISALNTFLKAVAMNCRMRVCRLGEELLPSILYVWADMRPSAALKEEIVEFFNLQICIHHPKGAKTQETGAHAEDWASWRGLLYSLYEALVKEISHIGSRGKYVTGTRRIAVKDNIIKLTADICHQLFSADRDSQISEVTQASVRSSPMGRSHCATPSKRRRIDLSWEVLLDRLQPHCSDFDIIPWLQVTEALISKYPSMVPSQAIVPLLSVLHQLLAEHRKGERGPYVLRCLRGVARCQAHLPESIRVHKPEMDRLWSRVWPLSLRGVSSPQLEAVSLDLLVSIVHAGLVNMDREFWKLFSGSACNPSQSAVICLAQALLKCPVPKDHLGVPDGSGSPNLKEILIGWLLMTDQSDEMEDSSRPHPIICSDFSSNLIANMLVSLTLKDTRAGLNFLLGYEGVESAFFQESSSLNANDDLEEIEKLYLQFSFNTHLAQSRGSDNKFKVTSTDGHFIAISSLRKKLDQSLLCVADNLLNCYFPDSQSTPAECLLRCVSLLSGVLAGYVSIGCLTEDEAGHSQLFTKAKTLAQELSGFVSSVKVKMSEELTMTTLRSVMRLCTLYAITNKDDICTVSSHLFLMTLPASLVSELAEIYKIMLSSVSPRATVVDEDEPTDNDLEMTRTQHGEDDPLFDDEESHSGTQRPRGGDSSEASNGPGAKSLLADEHLVPQDLALLAILEFLCECSSVQSFRGLLFKPQEVRRRLLQLVEQTDPSKALHVNTYLVLLKKLPAEDSLTPEEFDSLLRPLADLCFLYRQDQEICVALLMALLPSIRSLGKTHYMQLEMKHVQGSLLQVVSGFCYLSQTGKCAATVRAALVRCLVALLEADPCCRWTILSIREPEREEDRPVSVILPSLLADSHHQVRMLVAMSLERLFLDKRPEHRDRKKMLSHQQVAFENIYLKAQEGMRPVRGNSTDDMQDEMFNRKATLLKSLSVVLCSSPVCEKQTLFALFQSYKESNVEEHLIKKMLCSVSGALGYDKMKTFVSSHLYYLIAEWLSQRQSDDSYTLESFPFIFLDHDTVKEFYSSSYQVLIPHLVFLDDFEQVKSIGRYLERNWRELLADCFPKIMVNILPYVALSGQEKQVAQQREKAHRVYDLLKDANCLGKQQIDSLIHRNLPEIVVELLMSLNEGSAAEEDRGDLKRFIGELDPVPNPPFFSSHVIKATLDYLSKCHSANHKSLVAILSKTPISIQRILLALCEKAAATTNRYERHRILLMYHLFVNLLLREVKDGLGGAWAFILRDIIYTLIHHINSWLVHEDTHRPVQCDEVSIRSLSLCCDLLTAVCQAALQFCDDALDCHVHIIVGTLTAQVTNQSAISQQVLGLLQFLVIENQHKLKGAICKLEPFPDLPVFQELRYVQNNLKYNSGAFTLRQEISHFLSVAPSDSLPLTRREGLRQLSQKLHDNKDEIRELVKECHAEPTNNILVKLVLNLLQLCKMATNHPTGADILEAAGSSLGELGPVDLSTIALLHGRDPLYEKAVTLFPSTDSQCVYIILNCINDALTHQRIEVRKAATQSMKDILATPSGINFWEQHKQSRDPMLAYLNPFRKANKKVATVSAEESSGAREKLENQDLWISQMSSHTVWLKSLCATLLDSGGVKFESFLLSRPLCLVNLDCCQRLLPLIIHSILLDDAESPWRELLSSHIRDFFSFCSRSAQASSRSATPLNPDSETDSTRQGLYDKASLRTMLAVIDYLRHQQRPLRSDSKSCGTVCDSNFWLDLNYLEVAKAAQSCSAHFTALLYTEIYVDKIKSNLEDTRSRTKGRATRKINFEENSQSFTISSLNEKSMEDSNISLQELLIDVYRSIGEPDSLYGCGGETMTSPLTRIRTYEHEAMWGKALTSYDLHATLPDVIRQVGIVEGLQNFGLSSILTTYMRGLESDGVEWGAELRDLRFQAAWRNTQWDCDLSERSDKHKPGFHESVFHALQALRDKELPMFDDTLKQARSREVEELCRGSLEAVSSLYPALRNLQSIRELESVKLLFSRPFSELAVKDVCNQWCQHSQLLANSEFSLVEPILAIRSVCYNTLMSRAVDPSSTQYLSSVLTDHLLELCRLARKAGNTQLAEQAVFQMKQHGVGGSQPSSPVSPWQLEEAQVFWVKGEQGLALGLLRQMIHKLEEKVDFNPALAPVYTECLRLCGNWLAETCQESPGVILEKYLERAVEVIEGESGVQDARLQNERIEAFLSLARFSDTQYQSIDKYMTSSEFENKQALLEKAKEEVDLMKVYNKGRKRDGAG from the exons ATGAGTCTGGCTCTTTCTGATCTCTTGGTGTGCTGCAGGGGACTGGAAAATGACAAGGTTACAGAGAGGAAG AAAGAAGCTGAACGCTTCAGACAGCTCATACGAGCTCCAGAGATTGTGCAAGAACTTGATCGTACCTCGGGGCCTAAAACCAAAGACTCCAAACATCTCACATGGGATGGTGTTTTCAG GTTTCTACAGCGCTACCTCCAACGGGAGACTGAAACCATGAAATCGAGTAAATCCAACGTCACGGCCACAACGCTGGCCATCCGCCAGAAGAAGATGGCTGAAATGAGcagtttaattaaatttttcGTACGCTACGCAAACAAAC GTGGGCCTCGGCTAAAGTGTAGTGTGCTATTGAAGCACATCATTGAGGTTCTTCAGAATCCATACAGCTGTTCAGCCTACGGCAAAGACTACAGCACCCTCCTCCTAAAGGAAATCCTGTCTGTTCGCAAGTACTGGTGTGACATCACCCCACAGCAATGGCACA GTCTTTTGGATGTGTACAGCGGCTTGTTCAACTCCTCATCCAAATTCATTAACCGTGTTCTTGTAAGTCGTGTCATCAACGCGGTGATCCAGGGCTGCTGCGTGCAGACTGATGGATTCAACAGAACACTCTTTAGCTTCTTCTCCAAGGCATTGCTCAATGCAAG GCATGagaaacatttgactgttttagaGCATGTCATCTCAGCACTTAACACCTTCTTGAAAGCTGTTGCAATGAACTGTCGGATGAGGGTGTGTCGACTGGGGGAGGAACTACTACCATCAATATTGTATGTTTGGGCCGACATGAGGCCCAGTGCTGCTCTCAAAGAGGAGATTGTGGAGTTCTTTAACTTGCAGATCTGCATCCACCATCCTAAAGGAGCAAAGACCCAGGAAACAG gTGCTCATGCTGAAGACTGGGCTAGTTGGCGAGGTTTGCTATACAGCCTATACGAAGCATTAGTAAAAGAAATCAGTCATATTGGTAGCAGAGGAAAGTACGTCACTGGCACGAGACGCATCGCGGTCAAAGACAACATCATCAAGCTCACAGCTGATATTTGTCACCAG CTTTTCAGTGCGGACAGAGACTCGCAGATCTCCGAGGTAACGCAGGCCTCCGTCAGATCCTCCCCAATGGGTCGTTCCCACTGTGCAACACCAAGCAAGCGACGACGAATTGACCTCAGTTGGGAGGTTCTTTTGGACCGCCTGCAGCCTCATTGTAGTGACTTTGATATCATCCCATG GCTGCAGGTCACTGAAGCACTCATATCGAAGTACCCGTCTATGGTACCCAGCCAAGCGATTGTCCCACTGCTGTCAGTGTTGCACCAGCTCTTAGCCGAACACCGGAAAGGAGAAAGGGGGCCGTACGTGCTGCGCTGTTTACGAGGGGTAGCCCGATGTCAAGCCCATTTGCCAGAAAGTATCAGAGTTCACAAGCCAGAGATGGACAGACTATGGAGTCGGGTGTGGCCTCTGTCACTGCGGGGTGTGAGCTCACCCCAGTTAGAAGCTGTCAGCCTTGACCTGTTGGTTTCCATTGTCCACGCCGGATTAGTCAATATGGATAGAGAGTTCTGGAAGCTCTTCTCAGGATCAGCATGTAATCCGTCCCA GAGTGCTGTGATTTGTCTGGCCCAGGCCCTTCTGAAGTGTCCAGTCCCTAAGGACCATCTTGGGGTCCCTGATGGATCAGGATCACCTAACCTGAAGGAAATCCTTATAGGCTGGTTGTTGATGACAGATCAGAGCGACGAGATGGAGGATAGCTCCAGACCTCATCCCATCATTTGcag TGATTTTTCGAGCAATCTAATTGCAAACATGTTGGTCTCCTTGACCTTGAAAGACACCAGGGCTGGCTTGAATTTCCTTCTGGGTTATGAGGGAGTTGAAAG tgctttTTTTCAAGAGTCGTCATCGCTCAATGCTAATGATGACTTGGAGGAGATTGAGAAATTGTACTTGCAGTTCAGCTTTAACACACATTTGGCACAAAGCAGAGGATCTGACAATAAGTTTAAGGTGACATCAACAGATGGGCACTTCATAGCCATCTCCAGCCTCAGAAAGAAGTTGGATCAGTCTCTTCTTTGTGTTGCTGACAACCTTCTTAACTGCTACTTTCCTGAT AGTCAGTCCACCCCTGCGGAGTGTCTGTTGCGCTGTGTTAGCCTGCTGTCAGGTGTTCTAGCAGGTTACGTCTCCATAGGCTGTTTGACTGAGGATGAGGCAGGGCACTCCCAGCTCTTCACTAAAGCTAAG ACCCTGGCCCAGGAGTTAAGTGGATTTGTTTCTAGTGTGAAAGTGAAGATGAGTGAAGAATTAACCATGACCACACTGAGGTCTGTCATGAGGCTGTGCACTCTTTATGCCATAACAAacaag GATGACATTTGTACCGTCTCTTCTCATCTTTTCCTAATGACTCTCCCAGCAAGTCTTGTCAGCGAGCTGGCAGAGATTTACAAAATTATG CTTAGCAGTGTTTCTCCAAGAGCAACAGTTGTGGATGAAGATGAACCTACAGATAATGACTTGGAAATGACCAGAACTCAGCACGGAGAAGACGATCCTCTATTTGATGATGAGGAGTCCCACAGTGGGACCCAGAGACCCAGGGGAGGAGACAGCAGTGAAGCGTCAAATGGACCAG GTGCAAAAAGCCTGTTAGCTGACGAGCATTTGGTCCCCCAGGATCTTGCTCTCCTTGCAATCTTGGAGTTCTTGTGTGAGTGCAGCTCGGTGCAGTCATTCCGTGGCCTACTTTTTAAACCCCAGGAAGTGAGACGCAGACTCTTGCAGCTGGTGGAGCAGACTGACCCAAGCAAAGCCCTGCATGTCAACACG TATCTTGTCCTGTTGAAGAAGCTTCCTGCTGAGGACTCCCTCACTCCAGAGGAGTTTGACTCTCTGCTCCGTCCATTGGC GGACCTGTGTTTTCTGTACCGTCAGGATCAGGAGATCTGTGTTGCACTTCTTATGGCTTTATTGCCCTCCATCAGGAGTTTGGGGAAAACCCATTACATGCAATTGGAGATGAAACATGTACAGGGTTCCCTACTACAAGTGGTGTCAGGGTTCTG TTACCTGAGTCAAACGGGGAAATGCGCAGCCACTGTCCGAGCTGCTTTAGTGCGATGTCTGGTTGCGTTACTAGAG GCTGACCCGTGTTGCAGGTGGACCATACTGAGTATCAGGGAGCCTGAAAGAGAGGAAGACCGTCCAGTGTCTGTCATCCTTCCATCTCTCCTTGCAGATTCCCATCACCAAGTCCGCATGCTTGTGGCCATGTCATTGGAAAG ATTGTTTCTGGACAAGAGACCGGAACATAGAGACAGGAAAAAGATGTTGTCACACCAACAAGTAGCTTTTGAGAACATTTACTTGAAAGCTCAGGAGGGCATGAGACCTGTG AGAGGCAATTCAACTGATGACATGCAGGACGAGATGTTCAACCGTAAGGCCACTTTGCTGAAGAGTTTGTCAGTTGTGCTGTGTTCTAGTCCAGTCTGTGAGAAGCAGACCCTGTTTGCCCTCTTCCAGTCCTACAAGGAAAGCAATGTAGAGGAGCACCTTATTAAGAAG ATGTTGTGCAGTGTGTCCGGAGCACTCGGCTACGACAAGATGAAAACCTTTGTCAGCTCCCACCTGTACTACTTGATCGCTGAGTGGCTCTCCCAGAGACAGTCTGACGACAGCTACACACTTGAGTCTTTCCCTTTCATCTTCCTTGACCATGACACGGTCAAAGAGTTCTATag CTCCTCCTACCAGGTGCTCATCCCACACCTTGTCTTCCTGGATGACTTTGAACAAGTGAAGTCCATTGGTCGGTATCTTGAGAGGAACTGGAGAGAGCTTCTGGCTGATTGTTTCCCCAAGATCATGGTCAACATCCTGCCATACGTTGCGCTGTCTGGCCAGGAGAAACAGGTGGCACAACAGAGGGAGAAGGCCCACCGCGTGTATGACCTCCTCAAAGATGCAAACTGTTTGGGCAAACAG CAAATTGACAGCCTGATCCACCGTAACCTACCAGAGATTGTTGTCGAACTGCTAATGAGTCTCAATGAAGGGAGTGCAGCTGAAGAGGATAGAGGAGACTTAAAACGCTTTATAGG GGAATTGGATCCTGTCCCGAACCCGCCGTTCTTCAGCTCTCATGTCATCAAAGCTACGCTGGACTATCTGAGCAAATGCCACAGTGCAAATCACAAGTCACTGGTGGCCATTCTGTCAAAAACTCCG ATATCTATTCAGAGGATACTACTGGCATTGTGTGAAAAGGCAGCTGCGACGACCAACCGTTATGAACGCCATCGCATCCTCCTAATGTATCACCTCTTTGTTAACCTGCTACTCAGGGAGGTGAAAGACGGTCTTGGAGGAGCCTGGGCCTTTATCCTCAGGGACATCATCTACACACTCATTCACCATATCAACAGCTGGCTAGTGCACGAAGACACACACAG ACCAGTTCAATGTGATGAGGTCTCCATCCGAAGCTTGTCCCTGTGCTGTGACCTTTTGACTGCCGTATGTCAGGCTGCATTGCAGTTCTGTGATGATGCTCTTGACTGCCACGTACACATCATCGTTGGTACTCTCACAGCACAAGTGACCAACCAGTCAGCCATCTCGCAGCAG GTGCTCGGTCTATTGCAGTTTCTTGTGATAGAAAATCAACACAAACTGAAGGGAGCCATTTGCAAGTTGGAGCCATTTCCTGACCTCCCTGTATTCCAAGAGCTGCGTTATGTCCAGAATAATCTCAAATACAATTCTGGGGCCTTCACATTGAGACAG GAGATATCCCACTTCCTGTCTGTGGCACCCTCTGACTCATTACCACTGACCAGACGAGAGGGACTCAGACAACTTTCCCAAAAACTGCATGACAACAAAGATGAGATAAGAGAGCTGGTCAAAGAGTGCCATG CCGAGCCTACCAACAACATCCTGGTCAAGCTGGTTCTGAACCTGCTGCAGCTCTGTAAAATGGCAACCAACCACCCTACAGGAGCTGACATTCTAG AGGCAGCAGGAAGTAGTCTAGGGGAACTGGGTCCTGTAGATCTCTCCACCATCGCCTTGCTCCATGGCAGAGACCCCctttatgaaaaagctgttacCCTTTTCCCATCCACTGACTCACAGTGTGTTTACATCATCCTTAACTGCATAAACGACGCCCTCACTCACCAGCG TATTGAAGTGAGGAAGGCAGCAACTCAGTCCATGAAGGACATCCTTGCCACTCCGTCTGGAATCAACTTTTGGGAGCAGCACAAACAAAGTAGAGACCCCATGTTGGCATACCTAAATCCATTTAGAAAAGCCAACAAGAAG GTAGCTACTGTGAGTGCTGAGGAAAGTTCAGGGGCCAGGGAGAAACTGGAGAACCAGGACCTTTGGATCTCACAGATGAGCAGCCACACAGTCTGGCTAAAGTCTCTGTGCGCTACCCTACTGGACAGTGGTGGAGTCAAGTTTGAGTCTTTTCTCCTGTCCCGACCTCTTTGTCTG GTGAACTTAGACTGTTGCCAGAGGCTGTTGCCGCTCATCATTCATTCTATCCTCCTGGATGATGCCGAGAGCCCCTGGAGAGAGTTGCTCTCTTCCCATATACGGGACTTCTTCAGTTTTTGTTCCAGAAGTGCTCAGGCCTCGAGCCGCTCCGCCACACCACTCAACCCTGACTCCG AGACTGACTCTACCAGGCAAGGCTTGTACGACAAGGCATCTCTACGTACTATGCTGGCAGTTATTGACTACCTGAGACACCAACAGAGACCTCTGAGATCTGATAG CAAGTCTTGTGGCACAGTGTGTGATTCCAACTTCTGGCTGGACCTTAACTACCTGGAGGTGGCCAAAGCTGCTCAGTCATGCTCTGCTCACTTCACTGCTCTGCTCTACACTGAGATATATGTGGATAAGATTAAATCAAATTTGGAGGACACTCGCAG cAGAACCAAAGGCAGAGCAACACGTAAGATCAACTTTGAAGAGAACAGCCAGAGCTTCACCATCTCCAGCCTGAATGAAAAAAGTATGGAGGACTCCAATATCAGTTTGCAG GAACTGCTGATTGATGTCTACCGGAGCATTGGCGAGCCTGACAGTCTTTATGGGTGTGGAGGAGAAACAATGACCAGTCCACTAACAAG GATTCGAACATACGAGCATGAAGCTATGTGGGGGAAGGCTCTGACCTCATACGACCTTCACGCGACGCTTCCGGACGTCATTCGACAAGTGGGAATTGTGGAG GGCCTGCAGAACTTCGGCCTGAGTAGCATCCTCACCACCTACATGAGGGGTCTGGAGAGCGATGGAGTGGAGTGGGGAGCTGAGCTGCGAGACCTCCGTTTCCAGGCTGCCTGGAGGAACACTCAGTGGGACTGTGATCTGTCTGAGAG GAGTGACAAACACAAGCCGGGTTTCCATGAGTCGGTGTTCCATGCCTTGCAAGCATTGAGGGACAAGGAGCTCCCCATGTTTGATGATACTCTCAAACAGGCCAG GAGTAGAGAAGTAGAGGAGCTGTGTAGAGGCAGTCTGGAGGCAGTGTCCTCCTTGTACCCAGCCCTCAGGAACTTGCAGAGCATCAGGGAGCTGGAGAGCGTCAAACTGCTGTTTTCAAG ACCCTTCTCAGAGCTGGCGGTGAAGGATGTTTGTAACCAGTGGTGTCAGCATTCCCAGCTGCTCGCCAATAGCGAGTTCTCTTTGGTGGAGCCCATCTTGGCCATTCGGTCTGTGTGCTACAACACCCTGATGTCCAGGGCGGTGGACCCCAGCAGTACTCAGTATCTCAGCTCTGTGCTCACTGACCATTTACTGGAGCTATGCCGGCTGGCTCGTAAAGCAGGGAACACACAG TTGGCAGAGCAAGCAGTGTTTCAGATGAAGCAGCATGGAGTTGGAGGATCCCAGCCGTCATCACCCGTATCACCATGGCAACTGGAGGAAGCCCAGGTGTTTTGGGTAAAAGGGGAACAGGGTCTGGCTCTGGGTCTGCTGAGACAGATGATACACAAGCTTGAGGAAAAG GTGGACTTCAACCCTGCTCTGGCTCCGGTCTACACAGAGTGCCTCAGGCTCTGTGGTAACTGGTTGGCTGAAACTTGCCAGGAAAGTCCTGGAGTCATTTTGGAGAAGTATTTGGAGAGG GCTGTCGAGGTAATTGAGGGTGAATCTGGAGTGCAGGACGCCCGCCTTCAGAATGAGCGAATTGAGGCATTCCTTTCGCTGGCTCGTTTTTCAGACACCCAATACCAGAGCATTGATAAATACATGACTTCATCTGAGTTTGAGAATAAGCAGGCCCTTCTGGAGAAGGCTAAAGAGGAAGTGGACCTAATGAAG GTATACAATAAAGGTAGAAAGAGAGATGGAGCTGGATGA